ATACAGAGAAGGAACGGTACCATTATCCGACCTGCTCAATGCCGAAACTTCCTATAAAGAAGCACAAACCAACTATATCAATTCAATGCTAAGCTATTACCAGGCTCAACTGGGCATCGAACAGTCATTGGGTACACTTAATGATTTTTATACAGCTCTACCTTGATCGTCATTGGGTCATTAATAGTCATTGAGTCATTAATTGTCAATTAAAAACATTCATCGCACCGGCGACCCCGGTCATTCACTCATTCAGTCATTCACTAATTAAGTCATTAGTCATTAGTTATGAAAAGGAAACTCATCATTATAAGCTCCATAGCTGTCATTGGCCTCCTCATCGGCTTCCGTCTGGTTGCCAACAAGTCCAAGATGGACGCAAAGAAGGTAATGCCTGATAATAAGAACGTTACGATTCCCGTGACGGCTGTATCGGTGATCGAAGGCAGCACAGATCAGCAATTGATCCGCACAGGAAGTCTGATTCCGTTTAAACAGGCGGAAATTATGGCTACTTCGGCTGGTAAAGTACTAGCTGTTAAATACGAGCTTGGTACTTACGTTTCTCAGGGCTCGGCACTTGTTAAGGTTGATAGCAAATTGAAAGAGCTTTCTCTGCAAGCTACTGAATTGAATATCAATAAATTGAAAAAAGACACGGATCGTTATAACAAACTTTTGGCGGGAAATGCTGCGACGGAAGTTCAGGTGAACGATACCAAATACAATTACGAAAATGCATTGAACCAGGCTGAACAGATTAAGCAGCAGATCAGTGATGCTTCAATTGCAGCGCCGATCAGCGGCCGGGTTATCAAGAAAAACATTGAGCCGGGCGAGTTTGTGAATGTAGGTACTTCGCTGGGGACGATCCTGGATGTTTCACGTCTGAAAGTACAGGTAATGATCTCTGAGAATGATGTTTACAAATTGAAAGAAGGCCAGCACGTGAAAGTAGGGTCCAGCATTTTTCCTGATAAAAAAATCGACGGACTGATCTCCTACATTGCTCCTCAGGGTGACGAATCGCACAATTATCCGGTGGAAATTGTGATCAAAAACTCAAACCAATTGCGCGCTGGGACATTCGTAAGTGTTGAATTTAGCCAGAAAAGCAGCCAGCAGGCATTGTTGATCCCAAGAAGTGCATTGGTAGAAAGTGTACGTAATCCTTACGTCTACACCGTTGAAAATGGCAAGGCGAAACAACGCAAAATCGAAGTGGGCCGCGAGTTAGGCGACAATATCGAAGTTTTGGCAGGATTGAAAGCGGGTGAAACTGTGATCACGACTGGCCAGATCAATGTGAGTGAAGGCGCGGCAGTGAATGTTACAAAATAGTATCCATCAGCAAATCAGAATGTTATGTCAATCACCGAAGTAGCAGTAAAAAGACCGCTCTTCATCATAGTAGTATTCACGGTGTTGATACTATTTGGTGTGATCAGCTATAAGCAATTGTCCTACAACTTATTACCAAAGTTTGAGGCCAATGTAGTGAGTGTAATGACGACTTACCGTGGCGCGGCTGCGGACGAAGTCGAAACCAATGTGACCAAACATATTGAAGACGCCGTTTCGGCGATCGAAGGTTTGGACCAGATCAATTCAACTTCTCAGGAAGGTGTTTCGTCTGTTATTATTCAATTAAAACAAGGCGTCAGCGTCGATTTGGCGCAGCAGGAAGCGCAACGTAAAGTAGAGCAGGTGATTTCATTACTGCCCGACGATGCCGACCGTCCTGTAATCAACAAGTTCTCAACCGACGAAATACCGGTTTTGAGAATGGGTGTTACGGCAAATTTGTCGCCGTCGCAACTTTACGATCTGATCGACGACAAGCTGAAACCACAGCTTTCGAATGTTACGGGCGTGGGCCAGGTGACGATTATCGGTGGTACCGAGCGTCAGATCCAGGTAAATATCAGCCAGGACAAACTGAAAGCATATCGCTTGTCGATTGCGCAAGTTTCAATGGCGATCAACAATGCAAATACTTCGTACCCAGCCGGTCAGGTGAAAACGCAGGAAGACCAACTTTCGATCCGTTTCGATGCGAAACTGACGACTGTCGAAAATCTTAGAAATGTGATCGTAGGTCGTAACAGTACTGGCGGGCAGATATTTTTGAAAGACATTGCCGAAGTATATGACGGCACGGCCGATGCTACTGCGGTGAACCACATTAATGGTCGCCCGTCTGTGGCTTTGCAGATTCAGAAACAGTCCGATGCCAATGCAGTAGATGTGAGTAAACTGACCCGCGAACGTCTGACGACTTTGGAAAAACAATATGCTTCGTCTGGCTTGAAATTCAATATTGCATCCGACCAATCCATTTACACATTGGCTTCTGCGGACGCTGTGGTGTTTGACTTAGGACTTGCGGTTTTGATCGTATCAGTAGTAATGTTACTATTCCTGCACAGTGTTCGCAGCTCGATGTTTATCCTCGTAGCGTTGCCTTCTTCTATGATCCCGACTTTCATTTTGATGAGCCTACTGGGTTTCTCACTCAATTTGATGACGTTAATGGCGCTTTCGCTGGTGGTAGGTATCCTGGTCGATGACTCGATTGTGGTTTTGGAAAACATCAACCGCCACATGGAAATGGGCAAAAGCAGATGGAAAGCAGCGTTGGACGGACGTGCGGAAATCGGTTTTACGGCCCTCGCGATCACATTGGTGGACGTCGTGGTGTTCGTACCACTTGCATTAACACAAGGCTTGATCGGTAATATTCTGAGAGAATTCTCTCTTGTGGTGGTGTTCTCGACATTGATGAGTTTATTCGTTTCATTCACGCTCACCCCGCTTTTGGCTTCGCGTTTTGGTAAAATTGAAATTTTGGACAAAAACACCCTTTGGGGCAAACTGAACATTGGTTTTGAAAACTTTTTGGATAAAATCAAAGACGAATACGGCAGAATGCTGACTTGGGTTTTGGGTCATAAAAGATATGTTTTCATTCTTTCTCTTGGATTAATTGTGGGCTCAATAGCCTTGGTACCGGGAGGTTTTATCGGAGCAGCATTTATGCAGCAAAGTGACCGTGGAGAATTGAATGTATCCATTGAATTGGCTCCAACCGCGTCTATTTACCAGACGAATCAGGTAGCGCAACGTGTTGAGAAATTGCTTTTGGGCAGAAAAGAAGTTACCAAAGTATTTACGAATGTCGGTTACAGCAGTACAGGTTTAGGAACTACGTCCAACAGTAATATTGCCGATTTGACGGTTCAATTGGTTGATAAAAAGGACCGTACCATGTCGTCAGAGGATTTTGGTACTCAAATTCAGAAGGAGATCCTGCAAATACCTGGCGTAAAAGTGACGGTTGCTCCAACTTCCATTACCGGTAATGCCAACCAGGCGCCGATCCAGGTGGCTGTAAAAGGTACCGACATGGCCGTGATCCGTAAAACAGCAGCGCAGGTGAAACAAATTGTAGCTTCTGTGCCAGGAGCCGCCAACGTGGATTACTCGGTAGACGATCCAAAACCGGAGGTTGGCGTAACGCTCGATCGTGAGAAAATGTCACAATTGGGTATCAATGCTGCCGAAGTAGGGGCTGCATTGCAAACCGCATTCCGTGGTGACGACCGTTCGAAATTCAAGGAAAATGGTAAGGAGTATGACATTATGGTCACTTTGGACCAGTTTAACCGTTCCAAAGCTGATGATATCCGCCACCTGAGCTTTGTAAATAGTGCAGGGCAAGCATTCGAATTATCGCAGTTCGCGACGATCAAAGAAGGAATGGGAGAGAGCGTCTTGCAACGTATCGACCGTTTGTCTTCGATCACCATTAACTCACAGGTAGTAGGTCGTCCATCCGGTTCCATCGGTGCCGACATTCAGGCCAAAATGGCCAATGTGAAACTTCCTGAGGGAGTTTTCATCGAATACCGTGGTGACCTGAAAAACCAGGCCGACGCGTTCGGAAGCCTTGGATTGGCGCTGGTACTCGGTATTGTGCTCATTTATCTGATCATGGTCGCGCTTTACGAAAGTACGATTTACCCATTCGTAGTATTGTTCTCGATCCCGGTTGCATTAGTCGGCGCATTGACAGCATTGGCTTTGACGATGGAAAGTTTAACGATCTTCTCAATCGTAGGTATGATCATGCTCCTCGGTCTGGTAGCCAAAAACGCGATCCTGATCGTCGATTTCACGAACCAATTGAAGGAAGAAGGCCACGCATTGAAAGATGCATTGATCGAAGCCGGCAAAGAACGTCTTCGCCCGATCCTGATGACCACCATCGCCATGATCGCTGGTATGCTCCCAATCGCACTAGCCTCAGGCGACGGCGCGGAAGTGAAAAACGGTATGGCCTGGGTAATCATCGGTGGTCTGACAAGCTCATTGCTGCTGACAGTGTTCCTGGTTCCTAGTGTTTATTATGTTGTGGATAGGGTGAAGGAACGGTTTGCAGGAAGGAAAGCGAAAAAGCAGCAAAAGAAAGAAGAGCTGGTTTTGGAACCGTAAACCACCAAACCAACCTATCCCCCTGAGTCACCCAACGTTGTCCCCCTGAGCGGAGCCGAAGGGAGGACAGGCTAGATATTCGTTAAACTCTTCTATCAAGCAAAATCCCCAAAAAGGGGATTTTGCTTTTATGTGCAACTACTTTTCCTCTGCTTTCTTATTTTTCGAATGCGTCTCATTTTGACATTCTGCCAGAGTGCTCAATTCATCCCAACACTCGTTTGCAATAGCTTCTTTTTTCTTCCTGCTCCATTTTTTAACCTGCTTTTCAAAAGCAATTGCATCATTGATATATTTAAAGCTCCGATAAAATATCAATTGAAGTGGCCGTCGGCTGTGAGTGTAGGCGGTGGGATGTATTCCTGAGGTATGCTCTGTAAATCTTCTTTCCAGATTATTTGTAACGCCCGTATAATAACTGTCGTCGGAGCATTTTAAAATGTAGACATAGTAAATCCTCATCTTGTCGCGTGTCTAGATTAAATCTTTGGACGCTGACTTTGATTAGAAGTAACAGATTTGAGAACTTTAATTTTAACAATGCAAAAAAAAGTAGCCAGGCAACTATTTATACCACCTGACCACTCTTGACAATTCATGACATTATCCCTACGCCGCCTTCATCGCCGCCACATTCTGGCAGAAAAACACTAAATCCCGAAACGTGTAGAAGATTTCCAGCTTGCGTGGATTGTGACCGGCTTGTTGGTCATAGCTCTGAAAACCGCTGTAAATCTCCCAGAGATGCTCAGCCATTTCGGTGGGGGTGTTGAGTTCAAATAATTGTTGCACAAGTTGGCCGTAAGCCAGGGGCAACGAGTCCGGAGACTCGTCAGAGTGTGTTTTGTTCATTTTGCTTGCATTATAGGATGGAAAATGAGGCGCCCTGTTTTAGGTGTCCTAATGTTGCTAAGCAGACATCCGGGGGCTTTCGCCGACCCGCACCATAACAGGGCAGTTCTTCAAAATTTTTCATAAGAGTTAGCATTATAGGAATGCGAATATTCAGATTTTGTGAGGAGAAATGCAAATTGGGGTAGGGGATATTGTGTAATAATCTCTTTCGTTCGTGTTCTACTAAACAAATGGGCAGCGGTTTGTAAAAAGGATCGAACAAATACGTCACCAGGCAAGCGACAAACAGCATTAGTTGTAATATCGCCAAGTACTCTTTGGAGCCAAATAGGAAACTAATAGACATTAATCGATGGCCTTTCCCGTAATAGTTATTGTTAAAAAATTACTATTCGGTAAAAGAGCTACAAGTTTTACCGTGGAATAATCGGGGTCGCCCAGCGGCTCATTATCAGTATCTTATTAAATCAATATAGCCTTGTTTTGTAGCGATTACAAATACAAATATTCAAATACAAAACAGAGGAAAATGAAATTAGTACAAAAACTATCAATTGGACTGAGCGTGGCCTGCGTGATGATGATGAGCAGCTGCTCCAAAGAAAATGCTCTAACCCCTGAGCCCAAAACGGAGCGTGTTAATGAGCATTCGAGCGCGAAGACGGATGCAGTACCCTGGATTGCATCTACAAAGGGTGTCTCAGGCAATAATGCCTTCCCGCAATTTTGGCAAAGACTTAATAACCCCAATTATGCTAGTCCATCAACTCATCCAGCAGGTACTTCCACCCGGACGGGCTTATGGGGGAAAATCTCCTACGCATGGTGGAATCCATTGTCCGCAACGCCAGATAATCCTGCGCCGTCGTTTGTTACCGTCACAACTTCAAGCAAATGGGATGCAAAAAAGATGGCGTTTGCCAGCACTAAAATTAGATTTTTGACGCCGGGTAAAAATTATCATCTCAAATTCTATGTAGCTTCATCAGTTCCAAAAGCGAATGATTCCGGTAAGCTGCCAAGTTTTGCAAAGCAAGGTAATGTTTGGATAGCCAGTAGTGGGCAAGAGTCTCAAAAATATACTGTAGATCTAACAAGCTACAAAAACTGCTGGGTCGAAACAACGATTACATTCAAGGCCAAGTCATCAGAAATGGAGTTTATATTTAGCGCATTGGCGGCCAACGAATCGCAATTTGCATATGCACACGTTTTCGTTGGTCAGGATGCAGTTTGGCAACAGTAGCCTGGGATTTTCAATTTAACCTTGACTGAATAATCGAAGCCGCCTCAGAACATCTGAGGCGGCTTCCTTTTGCTATGGGAAGTATCATTTATTGCCATGTCGATATAAATGGAAGTACATATTAATACTAGCTAGCTATTCGAAAATTACTATTTGTTGTACGATCATGCATTTTCTCCGGGAGATAAGTGAAGCGATCCTCACACTCATTTTATGGCTTTATTTGGCTTTTAAGGCCGTATTTTGTTGCAAGTAGTAAAATTGATTGTTTAACTAAAACAAAGGAGAAAAATGAAATTAGTACAAAAATTACAAATCGGCCTGGCTATCGCTTGTATGATGTTCGCCAGTTGCTCGAAAGACGATCTACAAACGCCCACCCCGCAAACGGAGAGTGTGAACACAAGTTCCAACCTTAGAGTAGATGTAGATGCTCCTCCCCCGTTTATTTCATCAACAAAGGGGTTCACGGGCATTAATATTCTTCCTGCAAACTGGGTGAGGAATGTAGTTGGTGGCTATTCTAATAATCAGCAAGCATATCCGGCAGGCGTTTCTGACAGATTTCGGCTATGGGGAAATCCTTCAATTCCGTTTGTACAAAGTCTGTCCGTAATTCCAGGCGCCACAAGTATTGGCAGTTTTGTTACGGTGACCACCAGGGGTATTTTGGATAAGTCAAACAAATCTTCCGTAAAAACCAAAATCTATAATCTTTCGGTTGGGAAGAAATATGCTCTGAAAGTATATGTATCGTCGACTCTTCCGAAAGGGGATCCGGCAGAATACTCACCAACCTTCGCGAAGAAGGCCTTACTAACCGTGAGTAATCAAGCTGTATCTCAGGAGACCGTTGTGGATCTGACCAATTACAAATTTTGCTGGGTAGAGAAAATTGTCACTTTCACTGCATTGAGCCCACAAATGGATTTTGCATTCTCTGCATCACCTCAATATCCCGGACAGTATGCTTGCGCACACCTCTTTGTTGGATATGGTGCAATTGAGAAGCTAAACTAATTGGAGCTTGCCGTCATTTTGTATTTAATGTAAACGCCGCCTCGGGATCCCGGGCGGCGTTACTTTTTTTGTGTATGCCATCAATGATCAGTATTCATGCAGTGAGTTAGTTAACCGATCAACAAACTAGCAATAACTGTAAAGCTTGTAGATTATTTTTGAACAAAACATTTAACAAATAGAGCTAAATCGAACACTACATCAGCACTAACTACCATTCGAAAATTGCTATTCGGTAAAGAAAACCCTCTTTTTGCCGTCTAATAAGCACCGCCGCCCTCGTGCTCACTTTCAGCACCTTGTTCCGTAAACAAAGGCTTGTTTTGTAGCCAACAACAAAATCAATTGTTTAACTAAAAAACAGCAAAAATGAATTTAGTACAAAAATTGCCGATAGGCCTAAGCCTTGTTTGTGTCATGTTTGTAAGTAGCTGCTCGAAAGAAGACATCCAGACTATCCAACCTCAGACTGGAAGTATCATTACAAGCTCAAATTTAAAAGAGCAAGGAGGAGTTTTAAGCGGGTTACTCGATTTTCCAGCTACGAATGGTCAACCAGGCATTAACACGTTTCCGCCCGATTGGGCAAGGTTGGTAATTAAACTTCCTGACAATTCTAAAGCATTTCCTACCGGAACTTCTACTTTAACACATTTATGGGGGAAAGAGCTAGTGCCGTGGGTGAAGCCACTGCCCAAAATTCTCGGTGTCAGAGATATGTTCTCAATTGTCACAGTTGCAACTAATCATCATTTAACATCGAATATTTCAAATGATTACTCGCGAGTTAAGACCAAAATTAAACAACTGAAAAAAGGGAAAGAATATGCTATTACTTTTTATGTTGCGAGCACGATCAGAAATGTTCCGGGTTTTGTTCCAGCCTATGCAGAACGAGCAGTGTTGCAGATAGGATACGCAAATAGTGTCATGCATTACTACATTAATATGGCCGGAAAAGAAGCTCAATGGATAGCTAATACGATAACTTTCGAGGCTCATGATACGGAGGCGATTTTTACCTTTAGTGCTGACACCGCGCAGCCAGGACAATATTCCTATGCACATATCTTTGTTGACAAGGACTCAATTAAGGAGCTGAATTAAGAAAGTTCCTGTAAAGATTTTGTTATCCCCAACAACATAGAAGACACCCTCTTTGTTTTAAATATGCATTATAATTCTCACTTCCACCGCTCCCCCAAAACTTTCATCCAATACCCTCCAAATAGCACGCTTGGTTGTTCATAGTGTAAGAGGACATACCGTTAGACTTCTAGTTTTAACTAATATTAGTTTGAAGAATTGTAAGCACTTTTCAATAAAAATGGCTAAAAAATAGAGCTAAATCGAACACTACATCAGTACTAACTACTATTCGAAAATTACTAATCGGTAAAGTGAATTCTCTTTTTGCCGCCTAATAAGCACCACCGCCCACCTGCTCACTTTCAAGCCTTTATTCGTAGAAGAAAGGCTTGTTTTGTAGCCAGTAACAAAATCAATTGTTTAACTACAAAAACAAAAAAAATGAATTTAGTACAAAAATTGCCGATAGGGCTGAGCCTGGCTTGTTTGATGTTTATGAGCAGCTGCTCTAAGGAGGATGCTCTGACTCCGGAGCCGCAAACGGAGATTGTTAATGCGCATTCGAGTTTGAAGGAAGGCGCAGCGGCATTAGTGATTACACTTCCCTATTTTCCTTCTACAAAAGGCTCAACAGGACTAGATGTTTACCCAACTGATTGGGAAAGGGACACTCACCCATACTATTCAAATAACTCCCAAGAGTTGCCTACAGGAACATCTAATTTGTCATGTTTATGGGGCAATCCTATGTTGCCTTGGAAAAAAGGTCTCCCCACAATTGCAAGCGGCGCCTCGATCGTTAACTTTGGTTCAATTGTCACAACTACTAGCTATCGCAAAAACGTGTCAAATGGTAAGAATTCGGCAGCCAAGACAAAAATCACTAATCTAAAACCGGGAAAGAAGTATGAAATTTCATTCTATGTTGCTAGTACTATTTGCAGTGTAAATCAAAATGCATTCACTCCTTTGTATGCGAACACAATTTACGTGGACCTGTCAAATGTGAAAGATCCTATTTCCCACGGTATCGATGTTGAGGGTAAAGAAGCAACCTGGGTTAAAAAGACTGTAATTTTTGATGCAATAAGTACTGAAATGAGCATCTCTTTCAGTGCTTTTGTACCTCAAAACGGAGGGTATTCATATGCTCATATGTTTGTAAACAAAAATGCAATCAAACAATTGAACTAGAACACAAAGATTTGTGAACTAGTATTTTTTACAGAGGCCGCGTGAAAATTTTTTCACGTGGCCTCTCTCATTTTATAGTCTAAATGAAACTCCTCACTTCCACTTCTCCCCCAAAACCTTCATCCAATACCCGCCAACCACCGACCTCGCCCGAAAACCAACCGACTTCCCGTCCACTGTTTCATGCCAGTCCGAAAGCGGAATGCGGTCGGGCGTTTCCATTGCGAATTTGTAGACTGGTTTGATCAAAGCTTCGAAATCCTTTGGATCCGATGC
The genomic region above belongs to Dyadobacter pollutisoli and contains:
- a CDS encoding efflux RND transporter periplasmic adaptor subunit codes for the protein MKRKLIIISSIAVIGLLIGFRLVANKSKMDAKKVMPDNKNVTIPVTAVSVIEGSTDQQLIRTGSLIPFKQAEIMATSAGKVLAVKYELGTYVSQGSALVKVDSKLKELSLQATELNINKLKKDTDRYNKLLAGNAATEVQVNDTKYNYENALNQAEQIKQQISDASIAAPISGRVIKKNIEPGEFVNVGTSLGTILDVSRLKVQVMISENDVYKLKEGQHVKVGSSIFPDKKIDGLISYIAPQGDESHNYPVEIVIKNSNQLRAGTFVSVEFSQKSSQQALLIPRSALVESVRNPYVYTVENGKAKQRKIEVGRELGDNIEVLAGLKAGETVITTGQINVSEGAAVNVTK
- a CDS encoding efflux RND transporter permease subunit produces the protein MSITEVAVKRPLFIIVVFTVLILFGVISYKQLSYNLLPKFEANVVSVMTTYRGAAADEVETNVTKHIEDAVSAIEGLDQINSTSQEGVSSVIIQLKQGVSVDLAQQEAQRKVEQVISLLPDDADRPVINKFSTDEIPVLRMGVTANLSPSQLYDLIDDKLKPQLSNVTGVGQVTIIGGTERQIQVNISQDKLKAYRLSIAQVSMAINNANTSYPAGQVKTQEDQLSIRFDAKLTTVENLRNVIVGRNSTGGQIFLKDIAEVYDGTADATAVNHINGRPSVALQIQKQSDANAVDVSKLTRERLTTLEKQYASSGLKFNIASDQSIYTLASADAVVFDLGLAVLIVSVVMLLFLHSVRSSMFILVALPSSMIPTFILMSLLGFSLNLMTLMALSLVVGILVDDSIVVLENINRHMEMGKSRWKAALDGRAEIGFTALAITLVDVVVFVPLALTQGLIGNILREFSLVVVFSTLMSLFVSFTLTPLLASRFGKIEILDKNTLWGKLNIGFENFLDKIKDEYGRMLTWVLGHKRYVFILSLGLIVGSIALVPGGFIGAAFMQQSDRGELNVSIELAPTASIYQTNQVAQRVEKLLLGRKEVTKVFTNVGYSSTGLGTTSNSNIADLTVQLVDKKDRTMSSEDFGTQIQKEILQIPGVKVTVAPTSITGNANQAPIQVAVKGTDMAVIRKTAAQVKQIVASVPGAANVDYSVDDPKPEVGVTLDREKMSQLGINAAEVGAALQTAFRGDDRSKFKENGKEYDIMVTLDQFNRSKADDIRHLSFVNSAGQAFELSQFATIKEGMGESVLQRIDRLSSITINSQVVGRPSGSIGADIQAKMANVKLPEGVFIEYRGDLKNQADAFGSLGLALVLGIVLIYLIMVALYESTIYPFVVLFSIPVALVGALTALALTMESLTIFSIVGMIMLLGLVAKNAILIVDFTNQLKEEGHALKDALIEAGKERLRPILMTTIAMIAGMLPIALASGDGAEVKNGMAWVIIGGLTSSLLLTVFLVPSVYYVVDRVKERFAGRKAKKQQKKEELVLEP
- a CDS encoding GIY-YIG nuclease family protein, with translation MRIYYVYILKCSDDSYYTGVTNNLERRFTEHTSGIHPTAYTHSRRPLQLIFYRSFKYINDAIAFEKQVKKWSRKKKEAIANECWDELSTLAECQNETHSKNKKAEEK